In bacterium, the genomic window GTAATCCTTCGAATTGTAAAAATTCAGCAACTCCTTTTTTGTCGGGCGGGGATAATAGTTCCATAAACAACATTCCCTGCAAATAATTAATTTTATCTGTCCTATTTTTACAACTGGTTTGTCCATAAGTCTGGAGCCGCATATAACACATATCATAATATTTTCATCCATGGACAGCAGCTTTTCAGTAGCAAAAAGAAAATGTTCCCGTGTCCGGGCATAATAGACAGATTTGATTCTAAAGCGATCACGGCCGAGATACAGCTCGCTTTTCTCCCATCCCAGATGCTGATTCCAACCATACCGTTCAACCGATTGATAATATTGAGACCTTGATCATTATACGCATGAAGAATAACCTCACAATCGGAATTTGAACGGAAAATGTATCCTTTCTATTTATATTATCAAAATTACAACCAATTGCAAGGCAAATTATTCTTACAACTTCCCTTTGTTCTTCCATATAAAAGCAAAGGGCCCGGTGTTATACACACAAGCCCTTTTCGCAGGTATTATCAAGTTCCGGACTGCGCCGGATCATTAAACCGTGTCCCCGTCATGCCCTGAGCACAACCGGAGCGGTTTGTTTACCATCCCGGAGCTGAAGCACTGCCGAATAGGTTCCCGCCGGGAATTTGGATATGTTCCACACCGCGCAGCCGGGGCCTGCCTGGTGAAAACCCCGGAGGATACGGTCGATGCGGTCGCCGCTGCTGTTGTAGATATCGATGAATGCGTAATCATCCGCGGGCATGACGTATTCGAGCGCGATAAAGGGACTGGTCGGGTTGGGCAGACAGTTGTCAAGCACCCGTATCCGGGCTTCGGTTGACTGTTTCGGTACCGTCTCGCTCACCTTCCCATAATCGAACGGCTCGTCATACAGGTAATAGACATTGGCACGGTTGCTGTCACCCTCTTTTTTCGGTATGTAATTGGAGCGGATGGGATACCGCTGGAGCGTGGTGAGCTGCACACGGTGCGCTGCGCCGTCCTCCCAGCTATACACCGGGATTTTTCGCGGATCGATAACGGTGGTGAGGCCGCGTTCGAGAGCAATGTTGAAAAAGCCGAAATTACCGGGTTCATGGCCGGCTATCCATGTGCCGACGCTGTCCACGAGGACCGCATCCTTACCGAAAATGACGAAGTTGGTCATAAAATCGCGGGCTTCGGTGAGTCCCTTCGTATTGTTGAGCGGGGAATTCGGTCCGCGGTAGAAACAGCCCTCACGGCTGTGAATCGCCTCACCGATACAGAGGCCCATTTTGGTCGAGGAAACATTGTCAACGGTTCTGTGGCACCAGATTTCGGAGGTGTTCTGGGATCCGTAGAAATCATATCCCCTTGCCCAGTTCGGCATGATTCCTTCCTGAACATGACGTTTGAATGAAGCCTCCATATCCTCTTTTGCTTTGGGAACGAGATTTTCATAGCTGTATTTTTCGAGGGCGAAAATACCCTGGCAGAAACGCTGGTATCTGTTCGCGATGCTTCCCTGGTGATTTTTACAGACCAGGGTTA contains:
- a CDS encoding DUF362 domain-containing protein, whose product is MFNRRAFLKGSAALGALGAIKPVFARDTRSQTSSGYFNVHPFVEEHPEAVFIMRTNVDIQTNYPAKKEEGLRFARSVMLPVDKGGIPLTHMIPIKPNLTDSMWDMDGFTLEYGHGIVTDPYFVEGIIEGMKELGFSGSQFYIREVNGPRCFEPRMYTAMCKRTGADIRDLSEDARTISKDKIHWTDVPNGKVHMKIPHLWPINAPDTFFLNIGKLKNNMNGITLVCKNHQGSIANRYQRFCQGIFALEKYSYENLVPKAKEDMEASFKRHVQEGIMPNWARGYDFYGSQNTSEIWCHRTVDNVSSTKMGLCIGEAIHSREGCFYRGPNSPLNNTKGLTEARDFMTNFVIFGKDAVLVDSVGTWIAGHEPGNFGFFNIALERGLTTVIDPRKIPVYSWEDGAAHRVQLTTLQRYPIRSNYIPKKEGDSNRANVYYLYDEPFDYGKVSETVPKQSTEARIRVLDNCLPNPTSPFIALEYVMPADDYAFIDIYNSSGDRIDRILRGFHQAGPGCAVWNISKFPAGTYSAVLQLRDGKQTAPVVLRA